A stretch of Oncorhynchus keta strain PuntledgeMale-10-30-2019 unplaced genomic scaffold, Oket_V2 Un_contig_26749_pilon_pilon, whole genome shotgun sequence DNA encodes these proteins:
- the LOC127922684 gene encoding exocyst complex component 6-like, with translation LVQIIINTTHLEQACKYLEDFITNITNASPETVHTTRLYGLSTFKDARHAAEGEIYTKLNQKIDEFIQLADYDWGMPESDGQASGYLMDLINFLRSTFQVFTHLP, from the exons TTGGTCCAGATCATCATTAACACAACCCACCTGGAGCAGGCCTGTAAATACCTGGAGGACTTCATCACCAACATCACCAACGCCTCACCTGAGACCGTGCACACCACGCGGCTCTACGGACTTTCCACCTTTAAG GATGCACGCCATGCAGCGGAAGGAGAGATCTACACCAAACTGAACCAGAAGATAGATGAGTTTATCCAGCTGGCAGACTATGATTGGGGCATGCCGGAGTCGGACGGCCAGGCCAGTGGATACCTTATGGACCTCATCAACTTCCTCCGCAGCACCTTCCAGGTCTTCACACACCTGCCG